In the genome of Cryptomeria japonica chromosome 8, Sugi_1.0, whole genome shotgun sequence, one region contains:
- the LOC131857819 gene encoding receptor-like protein EIX2 produces MFHSQFPFSTGCLQDERSYLLDFKAGLNLSSGRLSSWRGFNCCEWEGVACDYHTSHVIRLDLSIYQLTGEVRTSLSNLQHLQYLDLSWNDFNGTSIPPQLLKLHRLEFLSLKNAGFGGEVPLELGNMSSLRHLDISRNDYLKCSKFDVWVRNLRSLEFLDMKWVNLSMRSERWGEALSGLANLTQIHSTGCGLSGNIPDLSNLTRLSHLHIGENSFPVQLPSWFENVSSLVSLDLSFCGINGFIPSNFMPRSRMSNLVLDSNPDLKGNLSFMLSHSSSLVVLSFPGCNLTGVFPTSIANFSKLTRMDLGYNNLEGSIPSSFGSLTSLRYLHLNDNHLSGQIPPSLCQLPTLSSLYLGHNHLSGTIPDCISKLSSLETLSLHSSGLRGNISFQLFENLTRLELLDLSENQFVIDISTSWVPQFAHLYVLELQSCNIQGNFPAFLSQQYQLNGLDLSDNNIVGNLPSWLWDLPYLSMLNLSNNQLEGSLPRKISHSLNTVDLHGNRLYGSLPALDFAANGLDLSNNGFNGSIPTTIGIFDTLSLSGNNLTGEIPSSICNNSDYFRVLDLSKNKLTGMIPSNIGRCSEMEILKLAQNVLQGEIPKDLGNLQSLRTLNLNGNRLQGIIPPSIANCTDLQIFDLGNNNFEGSIPVWIEKLTDLRILSLASNKFDGRIPPQLFRLQYLQILDLPDNQLSGNIPSDVSKLCALVNNSQSFHLQYSSYYAKFSFVVEGASSREYGMNFADEVTVWIKGRRTPYSKIIGQDKFMDLSHNNLSGNIPSELGLLRGLISLNISKNNLSGVIPESLGALTYLESLDLSENNLSGKIPIQLLNLTFLAVLNLSNNMLSGLIPQGKQFSTFEISSFLGNPNLHGPPLENRTQSLGFGRQHNYKELNNTTTESVYADVMDLWWAVGVGLSYGVGFATVIAVLCFHMKWRYICFSFMDNFIYDLCE; encoded by the coding sequence ATGTTCCATTCTCAATTCCCATTTTCAACAGGGTGTTTACAAGATGAAAGAAGTTACCTGCTAGATTTCAAGGCTGGGCTTAATTTGTCTTCAGGTCGGTTATCCTCTTGGCGGGGATTCAACTGTTGCGAGTGGGAGGGTGTTGCCTGTGATTACCACACATCCCATGTCATTCGCCTTGATTTAAGTATTTATCAGTTGACTGGTGAAGTTCGTACATCGCTGTCTAATCTGCAGCATCTACAGTACTTAGATCTCAGCTGGAATGACTTCAATGGTACTTCTATCCCTCCCCAGCTTTTAAAATTGCATAGACTTGAGTTTCTTAGCTTGAAAAATGCTGGATTTGGCGGTGAAGTCCCTCTGGAGTTGGGAAATATGTCAAGCTTGCGTCATTTGGATATTTCAAGAAATGACTACTTGAAATGTAGTAAGTTTGATGTATGGGTAAGAAATCTAAGAAGCTTGGAATTCTTGGATATGAAGTGGGTGAACCTGAGCATGAGGTCTGAGCGCTGGGGTGAGGCCCTTAGCGGTCTTGCCAATCTTACCCAGATTCACTCGACTGGCTGTGGGCTCTCAGGTAATATTCCAGATCTCTCAAACCTTACCCGTTTATCACATCTGCATATAGGTGAGAATTCATTCCCGGTTCAACTACCCTCTTGGTTTGAGAATGTGTCCTCATTGGTTTCACTTGATCTGTCCTTCTGTGGTATAAATGGTTTCATCCCTTCCAATTTCATGCCCCGTTCAAGAATGAGCAATCTTGTGCTTGATTCTAACCCCGACTTGAAAGGAAACCTTTCTTTCATGCTAAGCCATTCTTCCTCACTGGTCGTGCTGTCCTTTCCTGGTTGCAATTTAACGGGAGTGTTCCCCACTTCTATTGCAAATTTCTCAAAACTTACGAGGATGGATCTGGGGTACAACAATTTGGAGGGCAGTATACCATCCTCTTTTGGCAGCTTAACCTCCCTTAGATATCTGCACCTTAATGACAACCACTTAAGTGGTCAGATTCCTCCGTCTCTGTGTCAGCTTCCAACATTGAGCTCGCTCTATCTAGGCCATAACCATCTGTCAGGAACAATTCCAGATTGCATTTCAAAGTTGTCCAGTTTAGAGACGTTGTCACTTCATTCCAGCGGATTAAGAGGGAACATTTCATTTCAACTATTTGAAAATCTAACCCGCCTTGAACTATTGGACCTTTCAGAAAATCAGTTTGTCATTGACATCTCTACAAGCTGGGTTCCTCAGTTTGCCCACCTGTATGTTCTTGAATTGCAGTCTTGCAATATACAAGGCAACTTCCCTGCATTTTTGTCCCAGCAGTATCAATTGAACGGGCTAGATCTTTCAGATAACAACATTGTGGGAAATCTTCCTTCGTGGCTGTGGGATCTTCCATATCTTAGTATGCTCAATCTTTCAAATAACCAACTGGAAGGTTCTCTACCTCGCAAGATATCTCACAGTTTAAATACAGTGGACTTGCATGGGAATAGATTATATGGCTCTCTTCCTGCTCTTGATTTTGCTGCAAATGGATTAGATCTGTCAAATAATGGGTTTAATGGCTCTATTCCTACAACAATTGGGATATTTGACACTCTATCATTGTCAGGGAATAATTTgactggagaaattccaagttctaTATGTAACAATTCAGATTATTTTAGAGTTTTGGACCTGTCAAAGAACAAGTTGACAGGTATGATTCCTTCAAATATTGGGCGGTGTTCtgaaatggaaattttaaaattggCTCAAAATGTTTTGCAAGGGGAGATTCCGAAGGATTTAGGAAATCTGCAGAGTCTTCGCACATTAAATCTCAATGGTAACAGGTTGCAAGGTATTATTCCACCATCTATTGCGAATTGCACAGATCTCCAAATATTTGATCTAGGAAATAACAATTTTGAAGGTAGCATTCCTGTTTGGATTGAAAAGTTGACAGATTTGAGAATTCTTAGCTTGGCTTCTAATAAATTTGATGGTAGAATTCCGCCCCAGCTGTTCAGGTTGCAATATCTTCAAATTCTAGATTTACCTGATAATCAATTATCAGGAAATATACCTTCAGATGTAAGCAAGTTATGTGCTTTGGTCAATAATTCACAAAGTTTTCATTTACAATATTCTTCATATTATGCAAAGTTTTCATTTGTTGTGGAGGGTGCAAGTTCGAGAGAGTATGGAATGAATTTTGCTGATGAAGTAACAGTTTGGATAAAAGGAAGGAGAACTCCATACTCTAAAATAATTGGACAAGACAAGTTCATGGATTTGTCACATAATAACTTGTCAGGAAATATTCCTTCAGAATTGGGGCTCTTGAGAGGATTAATTTCTCtcaacatatcaaaaaataatCTAAGTGGGGTAATTCCAGAATCCTTGGGAGCCTTGACTTACTTGGAATCTTTGGATCTTTCAGAAAATAATTTGTCAGGAAAGATTCCTATTCAACTTTTAAATCTCACATTCCTTGCTGTGTTGAATCTTTCTAACAACATGTTGTCAGGGTTAATACCACAAGGGAAGCAGTTTTCAACCTTTGAGATTTCTTCCTTTCTAGGAAATCCTAATCTTCATGGACCTCCCCTTGAAAATAGGACACAGAGTCTTGGTTTTGGTAGACAACATAATTACAAAGAACTGAATAATACAACCACTGAAAGTGTATATGCAGATGTAATGGATCTATGGTGGGCAGTGGGAGTGGGGTTAAGTTACGGAGTGGGATTTGCTACTGTGATTGCAGTGTTGTGCTTCCACATGAAATGGAGAtacatatgcttttctttcatggATAATTTTATCTATGACCTTTGTGAATAG